CGACCGCGACGTCGATCGCACCCGGCACCTGGAGCACGGACGGCGGCGGGTTGTCGTCGTCGAAATAGACCTCCGCATAGGCGAGGTCGGAGAGCAGGATCAGCTCGTGCTTCTTCGCGAAGGCGACGAGGTCGCGGTAGAAATCGAGCGAGGCGACGTAGGCCGTCGGGTTCGACGGGTAGCAGACGACGAGCGCGACGGGCTTGGGGATCGAGTGCTGCATCGCCCGCTCGGCCGCCGGGAAGAAGGCCGGGGTCGGCTCGGCCGGGACCGAGCGGATCACGCCGCCCGCCATCAGGAAGCCGAAGGCGTGAATCGGGTAGCTGGGATTGGGCACCAGCACCACGTCGCCGGGCGCGGTGATGGCCTGCGCCATGTTGGCGAAGCCCTCCTTCGAGCCCAGCGTCGCCACGACCTGGGTGTCGGGGTTGAGTGAGACGCCGAAGCGGCGCTGGTAGTAGTGCGCCTGGGCGCGGCGCAGGCCCGCGATGCCCTTCGAGGCCGAGTAGCGGTCGGTGCGCGGCTTGCCGGCGGTCTCCACCAGCTTCTCGATCACGTGGCGGGGCGCCTCGAGGTCCGGGTTGCCCATGCCGAGATCGATGATGTCGGCGCCGTTGGCGCGGGCGGCGGCCTTGATCCGGTTGACCTGCTCGAAGACGTAGGGGGGCAGTCGCTTGATGCGATGAAAATCGGTCATGGCCGGGTCCTGGATCGGCGCCGCCGCTGCGACGCGCGTGTCACACACGCTGTCTAGAGGGGTTTTGGGGGAAGAGGAAGTTCGAGGACGGGGCGTCGCGTCACTCGGCCGGCGGGACTTTCGGTGGAGCCGGCGGCTTGACGGCGCCGCCGACCTTGGCGGCGTCGCGGCCCTTCGCCTCGTTGCGCTGGCGGCTGGCATCGAGCTCGGCCTCGAGCTGCTTCACCCCGGCGGCCGACTTGGCGCGGGTTTCGCGAGGGGGGGCCGAGACGCCGACCGGCAGGAACTCGCCGCCCCCGCGGCGGGTCTCCTTCACGAAGTCCGGCGCCGCGACCTCCTTGGGGCCGAACCCGGCGGATTTCGCGGCGTCGCGGATGCCGGCCCCGTCGAGGACGCAGCCGCCGGCGGAGAGGCAGGTCAAGAGGATTGCGGTGCGGGCGGCGACGGGCGAAAGAGCAGGAAACGCGGGCATGACGTTTGGGAAACCTTGCGCGAGGGCACCGTGGCAGTGCGGAAACCCGGTCCGGTCATCTGGCGGAACCGGCGGTTTGCGACGATATTTTGTCGGAAAGGCGGCTTGCTGCGGCGGACCGTCGACATGAGGGAGGAGAACGCGCGTGACGTCTGAGAGGAGTACGGCGCCGGTTGCGGATGTGGAGGCCCTGTCGCGCAATGCGGGCCTGATGACCGAGCAGTTCAGCCGGGCGCTCGCCGCCTACGCCAAGCCCCTCGAGGAGGGCAAGCCGAACACGGCGCTCGCCGAATCGGTGACCGAGGTGGTGCGCACGCTCGGCACCGTGGCCGAGAAGTGGTTCACCGATCCGCAGAAGGCGCTGGAGGCCCAGTCGCTGATCGGCGGTCAGTTCCTGGCCCTGTGGGGCTCGACGCTGCAGCGGATGCAGGGCGAGACGACGGTCACCCCCGTCGCCCTGCCCGATCCCAAGGACAAGCGCTTCGCCGCGCCCGAATGGACGACGAACCCGGTCTTCGACTTCCTGAAGCAGGGCTACCTGATCACCACCCGCTGGGCCGAGATCCTGGTCGACGAGGCCGAGGGGCTCGATCCGCATACCCGGGCCAAGGCGCAGTTCTACGTCCGGCAGATCTCCGGCGCGATGTCGCCGTCGAACTTCCTCGCCACCAACCCGGAGCTGATCCGCGAGACGTTTCGCGAGAACGGCGCCAACCTCGTGCGCGGCATGAAGATGCTGGCCGAGGACGTCGAGGCCGGCGGCGGCGAGTTGCGCGTGCGCCAGACCGATCCGGGCCAGTTCAAGGTCGGCGTCAACATGGCGAACACCCCGGGCGAGGTGGTGTTCCGCAACGACCTGATCGAGCTGATCCAGTACGCCCCGCAGACCGACACGGTGCTGAAGCGCCCGCTGCTGATCGTGCCGCCGTGGATCAACAAGTTCTACATCCTCGATCTGAACAAGGACAAGAGCTACATCGGCTGGGCGGTGAGCCAGGGCCTGACGGTGTTCGTGATCTCCTGGGTCAATCCGGACGCGCGCCACGCCAGCAAGGATTTCGAGAGCTACATGCGCGAGGGCATCTTCGCGGCACTGGAGGCGATCGAGCGGGCGACCGGCGAGCGCCAGGTCTCGGCGGTGGGCTACTGCGTCGGCGGCACGCTGCTCGCCGTGAGCCTGGCCTACATGGCGGCGGTCGGCGACGACCGTATCGCCAGCGCCACCTTCCTGACCACCCAGGTCGACTTCACCCATGCCGGCGACCTGAAGGTCTTCGTCGACGAGGCGCAGATCCGCTCGATCGAATCCGGCATGCAGAGCCGCGGCTACCTCGAAGGCGCCAAGATGGCCAACGCCTTCAACATGCTGCGGCCGAACGACCTGATCTGGCCCTACGTCGTCAACAACTACCTGAAGGGCAAGGCGCCGCTGCCCTTCGACCTCTTGTACTGGAACTCCGACGCGACCCGGATGCCGGCCGCCAACCACTCGTTCTACCTGCGCAACTGCTACCTCGACAACAAGCTGTCGCGCGGCGAGATGATGATCGGCAACGTGCGCCTCGACCTCGGCAAGGTGACGGTCCCGGTCTTCAACCTGGCGACGCGAGAGGACCACATCGCCCCGGCCCTCTCGGTCTTCGAGGGCTGCCGCGCCTTCGGCGGCTCCGTCGACTACGTCTTGGCGGGGTCGGGCCACATCGCCGGCGTCGTCAACCCGCCGGCCAAGCCCAAATACGGGTACTGGACCGGCGGTCCCGCCCACGGCTCGCTCCAGGACTGGATCGCCTCCGCCACCGAGCATCCCGGCTCGTGGTGGCCGTACTGGTTCTCATGGCTCGAGTACCAGAATTCCGAGCGGGTGCCGGCGCGCCAGCCCGGCGGCGGAGTGCTGCCGTCGCTCGGCGCGGCGCCGGGGACCTACGTGCTCGAGAAGGCGTGAGATGACGAATAGCCTCCGGGACCCTGTCCCGGGGGCTATTCGATGCTGACGCCGCCACAGCCAGCGACAACGGCGATCGGGAGTTTTGTGAGAGACACTTAGCCGAGGGCAGTGCGCCGTGCCTGCTCGGTTCGGCCTCGAGGTCTCTCCTGAGGCGGGCTATCTGTCGCTCATGGTGGCGCACCGCGACGTAGGCGGCGACGACGACGGGCACGATCAGGGAGAGAACTGCGTATTCGTTCACGGAACGAGGCCTCGCAGAGCGATCCGTGCAAGAACATGTTGGGACGCAGAGCCCGCGCGACAAGAGAGAAAAATCCGGATGCCGCTCTCATCTGCCTTACATGAGCTTGATCTGGCCACGCCGGCCAACTGAATTATTATAGAATAAATTATCGCGCTATTTTAATTATATACAATATTTACGTTGATTTGTCCGCACTCTAGACTGCAAGCAACAGCGGCGCAAAGCCGAGATTTGTTAATGCTAAGATTTTTTGTTCGAATCGCCCGTTCTCCACCTCGCCCCTTTCCCGGACGACTGAAGCGATAGCGGAAGGAGATCCGGGATCCAGCAGAGAAAGCGCCGCGAAGCGGCTCTGCATGCTGCGGCGTTGCAGACATAGAGACGCTTCGCGACTTCTTACGCTGGATCCCGGATCTCCTTCCGCTGACGCTCCAGTCGTCCGGGAAAGGGGAGGTCTACGATCGATCGCCTTACAAGCTCGGCATTGGCGTGCAGTCATGTACCGCGGTCGGTTCCGGGGCCGCGCAGCGGATCCCGGAACGACGTGCAATATGGAGACGCCGTCGAGAGGAGCGGTCGAACGCCCCCGTCGAAGCCCCTCCCGTCAGTACTTCCGCACCAGCGGCACCGGGATCGGCGCCGGGGCCGGCGGGTTGTCCCAGCGGTACTTCAGGCCGACCGAGACGATGTCGGCGCTGGCCTCCGAGGTCGCCAGGAAGGCGAGCGGCGCCGTGTAGAGCGGCTCGCCCGGCACGATCGCGATCCGGTTGCGGCCGCCGACGGAGAACAGGTGCTGGTACGAGACGTCGAACTGGATCTTCTCGCTGTAGCGGTAGCTGGCGCCGACCGAGGCGAAGTAGCGGTCGCCGTCGGGCAGGCGGGTCGAGCGGTTCGAGAGGTCGATCGGCGACTGCTCGTAGGCGAAGCCGAGGCGGCCGGTCCATTGCGGGGTGAAGTCGTACTCGGCGCCGACCGAGTAGTAGAACCCGTTCTTGT
This is a stretch of genomic DNA from Methylobacterium sp. 17Sr1-1. It encodes these proteins:
- the phaC gene encoding class I poly(R)-hydroxyalkanoic acid synthase — translated: MTEQFSRALAAYAKPLEEGKPNTALAESVTEVVRTLGTVAEKWFTDPQKALEAQSLIGGQFLALWGSTLQRMQGETTVTPVALPDPKDKRFAAPEWTTNPVFDFLKQGYLITTRWAEILVDEAEGLDPHTRAKAQFYVRQISGAMSPSNFLATNPELIRETFRENGANLVRGMKMLAEDVEAGGGELRVRQTDPGQFKVGVNMANTPGEVVFRNDLIELIQYAPQTDTVLKRPLLIVPPWINKFYILDLNKDKSYIGWAVSQGLTVFVISWVNPDARHASKDFESYMREGIFAALEAIERATGERQVSAVGYCVGGTLLAVSLAYMAAVGDDRIASATFLTTQVDFTHAGDLKVFVDEAQIRSIESGMQSRGYLEGAKMANAFNMLRPNDLIWPYVVNNYLKGKAPLPFDLLYWNSDATRMPAANHSFYLRNCYLDNKLSRGEMMIGNVRLDLGKVTVPVFNLATREDHIAPALSVFEGCRAFGGSVDYVLAGSGHIAGVVNPPAKPKYGYWTGGPAHGSLQDWIASATEHPGSWWPYWFSWLEYQNSERVPARQPGGGVLPSLGAAPGTYVLEKA
- a CDS encoding LL-diaminopimelate aminotransferase; amino-acid sequence: MTDFHRIKRLPPYVFEQVNRIKAAARANGADIIDLGMGNPDLEAPRHVIEKLVETAGKPRTDRYSASKGIAGLRRAQAHYYQRRFGVSLNPDTQVVATLGSKEGFANMAQAITAPGDVVLVPNPSYPIHAFGFLMAGGVIRSVPAEPTPAFFPAAERAMQHSIPKPVALVVCYPSNPTAYVASLDFYRDLVAFAKKHELILLSDLAYAEVYFDDDNPPPSVLQVPGAIDVAVEFTSLSKTFSMAGWRMGFAVGNERLLAALTRVKSYLDYGAFTPIQVAATAALNGPEDCIHEMRATYRRRRDAMVDAFQKTGWDIPVPSASMFAWVPIPERFRSLGSLEFSKLLVEKADVAVAPGIGFGEHGDDYVRIALVENEQRIRQAARNIRRFFDNADRTLHNVVPMQKVG